From the Oleiharenicola lentus genome, one window contains:
- a CDS encoding DUF3800 domain-containing protein, with product MTSPSTDPAGSKAPLGHDAPLGDYIVYVDESGDHGLERVSPDYPVFVLLFAIFRKADYLEKVCPAVQRFKFETWGHDEVVLHEHELRKPKGDFLFLHSQPARERFNAKLTGIMQELPVTVVAVVIDKPAFVAKYSEPVGPYSYALEAGLERVFRHLDGLGQGSRETPVILECRGRKEDAELELAFRRVCDGENVLRKKLLFRHYMIPKAANSTGLQMADLMARPVGLKHFRPAQPNRAYDIIHQKLRASPAGRVEGWGLKIIP from the coding sequence GTGACCTCACCATCGACAGATCCGGCCGGAAGTAAAGCGCCGCTTGGGCATGATGCCCCGCTTGGGGACTACATCGTCTATGTGGATGAAAGCGGCGATCACGGATTGGAAAGAGTGTCGCCGGATTATCCGGTCTTCGTGCTGCTCTTCGCGATTTTCAGAAAGGCCGACTATCTGGAGAAAGTCTGTCCGGCGGTGCAACGGTTCAAATTCGAGACCTGGGGGCATGATGAAGTCGTGCTGCATGAACATGAGCTACGGAAACCCAAGGGTGATTTTCTGTTTCTTCACTCCCAACCGGCCCGGGAACGGTTCAACGCGAAGTTGACGGGCATCATGCAGGAGCTGCCGGTCACCGTGGTGGCCGTGGTGATAGACAAGCCGGCGTTCGTGGCGAAATACAGTGAACCGGTCGGACCCTACAGCTACGCGCTGGAGGCAGGCCTTGAACGGGTCTTCCGTCATCTTGACGGACTGGGGCAGGGAAGTCGCGAGACGCCAGTCATCCTTGAGTGTCGCGGGCGGAAGGAAGATGCGGAGTTGGAGCTGGCGTTCCGGCGGGTTTGTGATGGCGAGAACGTCCTTCGGAAGAAGCTGCTGTTTCGGCATTACATGATTCCCAAGGCGGCGAATTCGACCGGGTTGCAAATGGCGGACCTGATGGCGCGGCCGGTGGGATTGAAGCATTTTCGACCGGCGCAGCCGAACCGGGCCTACGACATCATCCATCAAAAACTGCGCGCCAGTCCGGCGGGTCGGGTGGAGGGCTGGGGGCTTAAGATCATCCCCTGA
- the aqpZ gene encoding aquaporin Z codes for MQMKKYAAEAIGTFWLTFAGCGSAVIAAGFPQVGIGLLGVSLAFGLTVLTMAYAVGHISGGHFNPAVTIGLAAGGRFPAGQIPGYVVAQVVGGITAAGLLYVIASGAPGFDLAGGFASNGYAEHSPGKYSLGAAFVTEFALTAVFLFVIFGATSKRAPAGFAPLAIGLALTLIHLVSIPVTNTSVNPARSTGPALFVGGWALSQLWLFWVAPIAGAIFGGLLYRWLDDER; via the coding sequence ATGCAAATGAAAAAATACGCGGCGGAGGCGATCGGCACTTTCTGGCTTACGTTTGCGGGTTGTGGCAGCGCGGTGATCGCCGCCGGCTTTCCGCAGGTGGGCATCGGCCTGCTCGGCGTGTCGCTCGCTTTCGGCCTCACGGTGCTGACGATGGCCTACGCGGTCGGCCACATCTCTGGCGGACATTTCAATCCGGCGGTCACGATCGGCCTTGCTGCGGGCGGGCGTTTTCCGGCCGGCCAGATTCCCGGTTACGTGGTGGCGCAGGTCGTCGGCGGCATCACGGCGGCGGGCCTGCTCTACGTGATTGCGAGCGGCGCGCCGGGTTTCGATCTCGCCGGCGGTTTCGCGTCCAATGGCTACGCGGAGCATTCGCCGGGCAAATACAGTCTCGGAGCGGCGTTCGTCACCGAGTTTGCGCTGACCGCCGTGTTCCTGTTCGTGATCTTTGGCGCGACCAGCAAGCGCGCTCCGGCCGGTTTTGCCCCTCTTGCCATCGGCCTCGCACTGACACTGATCCACCTGGTTTCGATTCCGGTCACCAACACCTCGGTGAACCCGGCCCGCAGCACGGGCCCGGCGCTCTTCGTCGGGGGCTGGGCGCTCTCGCAGCTCTGGCTGTTCTGGGTCGCGCCGATCGCGGGCGCCATCTTTGGCGGTCTGCTCTACCGCTGGCTGGACGACGAGCGTTGA
- a CDS encoding DUF5069 domain-containing protein — MKIPGLRSPHDKVGGLVYFGRMLDKIRLHAAGKLPADYVANLGERDWYFYDARCCRFLGVKYPALVKRVKQGGTDAQVLRWCLKVGGKKTSEQIAIWNTFMAKRGWRDEASGGVAEEKAASGLGRRKDIVTWFDLFDVEEGRKPAGVIA; from the coding sequence ATGAAAATCCCCGGTTTGCGGAGTCCCCATGACAAGGTCGGCGGTTTGGTCTATTTCGGCCGGATGCTCGACAAGATCCGGCTGCACGCGGCGGGCAAATTGCCGGCGGACTATGTGGCCAACCTCGGCGAGCGTGACTGGTATTTCTACGACGCGCGGTGCTGCCGGTTCCTCGGCGTGAAATACCCGGCGCTGGTGAAGCGCGTGAAGCAGGGCGGCACCGACGCGCAGGTCCTGCGCTGGTGCCTCAAGGTGGGCGGCAAGAAGACATCGGAGCAGATCGCGATCTGGAATACTTTCATGGCGAAGCGCGGCTGGCGCGACGAGGCGAGCGGCGGCGTGGCGGAGGAAAAGGCCGCGAGCGGCCTCGGCCGCCGCAAGGACATCGTCACGTGGTTCGACCTGTTCGACGTCGAGGAAGGCCGCAAGCCCGCCGGCGTGATCGCGTGA
- a CDS encoding putative quinol monooxygenase, whose protein sequence is MNYPANVVSIHPYFKAHPGKLAAFKAAMPVFIEKTRTETGNLFYEFTVNGDEVFCREAYVGAAGALAHLANVGPELAEIFKIATLTRLEIHGPAAELDQLRGPMAQMNPAWFVLEAGLRR, encoded by the coding sequence ATGAACTACCCCGCCAACGTCGTCAGCATCCATCCCTACTTCAAGGCCCACCCCGGCAAGCTGGCGGCGTTCAAGGCCGCCATGCCGGTGTTCATCGAGAAAACCCGCACGGAAACGGGCAACCTGTTTTACGAGTTCACCGTGAACGGCGACGAGGTCTTCTGCCGCGAGGCCTACGTCGGCGCCGCGGGCGCACTGGCCCACCTGGCCAATGTCGGCCCGGAGCTCGCCGAGATTTTCAAGATCGCCACCCTGACGCGCCTGGAAATCCACGGCCCGGCCGCCGAACTCGACCAGTTGCGCGGACCAATGGCCCAGATGAACCCCGCGTGGTTCGTCCTCGAAGCCGGCCTGCGGCGGTGA
- a CDS encoding DUF4242 domain-containing protein produces the protein MYVIERNIPAAGKLTPEQLRDISRTSCGVLKDLGPEIQWVQSYVTGDKIYCIYMAPNEEMIREHAKRGGFPADSVSKVANVISPKTAE, from the coding sequence CTGTATGTGATCGAGCGGAACATCCCCGCCGCGGGCAAACTCACGCCCGAACAGCTCCGCGACATCTCCCGCACCTCCTGCGGCGTCCTGAAGGACCTCGGTCCCGAGATCCAGTGGGTGCAGAGCTATGTGACCGGCGACAAGATCTACTGCATCTACATGGCGCCGAACGAGGAGATGATCCGCGAACACGCCAAGCGCGGCGGTTTCCCGGCTGACTCCGTGAGCAAGGTGGCAAACGTCATCAGCCCCAAGACCGCGGAATAG
- a CDS encoding GlxA family transcriptional regulator, whose protein sequence is MRVVFFIPPDVTALDLVGPLQVFQMAAIHSGEAYEFVMCGLNRSEPVAGNLQFGNLRSYRRVALARDDILVVAGFQGATEPAVRAMRRHPAFFEWIRRASRDGATVCSTCTGAFFLAEAGVLDGKPCVTHWADNADLQRQYPRTQVRSGILFAEAGHVFTSAGVAAGIDLAIHLVAQRHGSRLAFEVARRLVIYLRRHGESEQDSIYLRYRNHLDDVVHRAQTLLIEHLDAPPGIELLAARVGSSPRNLSRRFQRSLGLSIGAYLRELRLERARALLREDGSKVEDVARACGFSDGRQLRNLYRGHFGHSPRARLPA, encoded by the coding sequence ATGCGCGTCGTATTCTTCATTCCGCCCGATGTGACCGCGCTCGACCTGGTCGGGCCGTTGCAGGTCTTCCAGATGGCGGCCATCCATTCCGGCGAGGCCTATGAATTCGTGATGTGCGGCCTGAACCGGTCGGAGCCGGTGGCGGGCAACCTGCAGTTCGGCAACCTGCGGTCCTACCGCCGGGTCGCGCTCGCCCGCGACGACATCCTCGTGGTGGCCGGATTCCAAGGCGCGACCGAGCCGGCGGTGCGGGCGATGCGGCGGCATCCCGCGTTTTTCGAATGGATCCGGCGCGCCAGCCGCGACGGCGCGACCGTCTGCTCCACCTGCACCGGCGCGTTTTTCCTCGCGGAGGCGGGCGTGCTGGACGGCAAGCCGTGCGTCACGCACTGGGCCGACAACGCGGACCTGCAGCGCCAGTATCCCCGCACGCAGGTGCGCTCGGGCATCCTGTTCGCGGAGGCCGGCCATGTGTTCACGAGCGCCGGCGTCGCCGCGGGCATCGACCTGGCCATCCATCTGGTCGCGCAGCGCCACGGGTCGCGGCTGGCGTTCGAGGTGGCGCGCCGGCTCGTGATCTACCTGCGCCGCCACGGCGAGTCGGAGCAGGACAGCATCTACCTGCGCTACCGCAACCACCTCGACGATGTCGTGCACCGCGCGCAGACCCTGCTGATCGAGCACCTCGACGCGCCGCCGGGCATCGAGCTGCTGGCGGCGCGGGTCGGCTCGAGTCCCCGGAACCTGTCGCGCCGGTTCCAGCGCAGCCTCGGCCTCTCGATCGGGGCCTATCTCCGCGAGCTGCGCCTCGAGCGGGCCCGGGCGCTGCTGCGCGAAGACGGTTCCAAGGTGGAGGACGTGGCCCGCGCCTGCGGCTTCAGCGACGGCCGCCAGCTGCGCAACCTCTACCGCGGGCACTTCGGCCATTCGCCCCGCGCCCGGCTGCCAGCCTGA
- a CDS encoding YybH family protein, giving the protein MSNDARPIHALIEQYCDAALRKDAEAMLRLYDADVRIFDLWDRASVRGEAEWAPTVRRWLGGLGSETVHVTFENVEIRAASDLATVTAFVRFQARDQAGAVLRQMVSRLTWSLARRDPDWRIIHQHTSIPIDSQSIVPKFNG; this is encoded by the coding sequence ATGAGCAATGACGCCCGACCGATCCACGCCCTGATCGAACAATATTGTGACGCCGCCCTGCGGAAGGATGCCGAGGCCATGCTTCGCCTCTACGACGCGGACGTCCGGATTTTTGACCTGTGGGACCGGGCTTCGGTCCGCGGTGAGGCGGAGTGGGCGCCGACGGTGCGCCGCTGGCTGGGCGGTCTCGGCTCCGAGACGGTGCATGTCACCTTCGAGAATGTCGAAATCCGTGCCGCGAGCGACCTCGCCACCGTCACGGCGTTCGTCCGCTTCCAAGCGCGCGACCAGGCCGGCGCCGTGCTGCGGCAGATGGTCAGCCGGCTCACGTGGTCGCTCGCGCGCCGCGACCCGGACTGGCGGATCATCCACCAGCACACCTCCATCCCGATCGACTCGCAGTCCATTGTCCCAAAGTTCAACGGCTGA
- a CDS encoding PDZ domain-containing protein, whose amino-acid sequence MIAGLTPTSCRRFLVLAVLLLAGCGSPAVDPPIASQVGARTRAELQAGDVFGLSVAPDGLTDFGLTVVTNQGVRQGGPIQWIVIGNVAPRSHAAVAGLVMGDEIMAVDGVLLENLPRDGLRRGLFERKAGDRIRLLVHTSTQTLPQFVELIAGRMAPKR is encoded by the coding sequence ATGATCGCCGGCCTGACCCCCACCTCTTGCCGGCGCTTCCTGGTGCTGGCCGTGCTATTGCTCGCGGGTTGTGGCTCCCCGGCCGTGGATCCGCCCATCGCCTCTCAGGTCGGCGCGCGGACTCGCGCCGAGCTGCAGGCCGGCGATGTCTTCGGCCTGTCGGTCGCGCCGGACGGCTTGACGGATTTCGGGCTGACTGTGGTGACGAACCAAGGCGTACGGCAGGGCGGCCCGATCCAATGGATCGTGATCGGTAATGTCGCGCCCCGCTCGCACGCGGCGGTCGCCGGTCTCGTGATGGGGGACGAGATCATGGCGGTGGACGGCGTGTTGCTGGAGAACCTTCCGCGCGACGGGCTGCGGCGCGGGCTGTTTGAGCGGAAAGCGGGCGACCGCATCCGGCTGCTGGTCCACACTTCCACCCAGACCCTGCCGCAATTCGTGGAACTCATCGCCGGCCGGATGGCCCCGAAGCGCTGA
- a CDS encoding ATP-dependent helicase, whose product MDFELDTPHQQPGPAGVPPIDFRAALNDEQFAAVTAEPGPLLVLAGAGSGKTRTLTYRVAYLLSQGVRPGEILLLTFTNKAAKEMLHRVQDLTGIEPGRFWGGTFHSIGNRALRMFGDAIGLPKNFTILDADESETLLKQAVESVDKTFFKEKTNPRPGPLFSVLSLARNTQLSIADTVTRNFPQYAEIADQLPAFAAAYAKKKAEDKVTDYDDLLELWLKLLTDTPDVAQYFAHRFRHVLVDEYQDTNTIQAQIVDRLAAHHRVMAVGDDAQCIYSWRGADFENIMTFPDRHPGTVIHRIETNYRSTPEILTFANGVLNAQPKGRHFDKELRAHRKHGQKPAVIQAMDDKEQAAFVLKRIQSLIENEGVSANEIAVLYRSHFLALEMQLALTRAGMPYTITSGVKFFERQHVRDLIAVLNFVYNPANTSAWNRIAILLPKVGEKGASKIYAAALDHAKLMQQNFVDALATDDVASKVPKDAKPDWPNFCASLRQVYDAMNDQKPSDAVEVAIDGWYGDYMKGEYADYTDRVEELKGLIGFASQFTQMSEFLAQIMLLNGETSEKQIDHDQESIKLTTIHQAKGLEYDVVFLIGAAEGQFPGYRTIESGDFEEERRLFYVAVTRAKNELYLSYPRVASRPGPGGMMLQPTRFLQELPNDLYDELRIKRTFGW is encoded by the coding sequence ATGGATTTCGAGCTCGATACACCGCACCAACAACCCGGCCCCGCCGGCGTCCCGCCCATCGACTTCCGCGCGGCCCTCAACGACGAGCAGTTCGCCGCGGTCACGGCCGAGCCGGGTCCGCTCCTCGTGCTGGCCGGCGCGGGCTCGGGCAAGACCCGCACCCTCACCTACCGCGTCGCCTACCTCCTCTCCCAGGGCGTGCGCCCGGGCGAGATCCTCCTCCTCACCTTCACCAACAAGGCCGCCAAGGAGATGCTCCACCGCGTGCAGGACCTCACCGGCATCGAGCCGGGCCGCTTCTGGGGCGGCACCTTCCACTCCATCGGCAACCGCGCGCTCCGTATGTTCGGCGACGCCATCGGCCTGCCCAAGAACTTCACCATCCTCGACGCCGACGAGTCCGAAACCCTCCTCAAGCAGGCCGTCGAGTCCGTGGACAAGACCTTCTTCAAGGAGAAGACCAACCCCCGCCCCGGCCCGCTGTTCAGCGTCCTCTCCCTCGCGCGCAACACCCAGCTCTCCATCGCCGACACCGTCACGCGCAACTTTCCCCAATACGCCGAGATCGCCGACCAACTTCCGGCCTTCGCCGCCGCTTACGCCAAGAAGAAGGCCGAGGACAAGGTCACCGACTACGACGACCTGCTCGAGCTCTGGCTCAAGCTCCTCACCGACACGCCCGACGTCGCGCAGTATTTCGCCCACCGTTTCCGCCACGTGCTCGTGGACGAATACCAGGACACCAACACCATCCAGGCGCAGATCGTGGACCGGCTCGCCGCGCATCACCGCGTGATGGCCGTGGGCGACGACGCCCAGTGCATCTACTCGTGGCGCGGCGCGGACTTCGAGAACATCATGACGTTCCCCGACCGCCACCCGGGCACCGTCATCCACCGCATCGAGACCAACTACCGCTCCACGCCCGAGATCCTCACCTTCGCCAACGGCGTGCTCAACGCCCAGCCCAAGGGCCGCCACTTCGACAAGGAACTCCGCGCCCACCGCAAGCACGGCCAGAAGCCCGCCGTCATCCAGGCCATGGACGACAAGGAGCAGGCCGCCTTCGTGCTCAAGCGCATCCAGTCCCTCATCGAGAACGAGGGCGTGTCGGCCAACGAGATCGCCGTCCTCTACCGCTCGCACTTCCTCGCCCTCGAGATGCAGCTCGCGCTCACCCGCGCCGGCATGCCCTACACCATCACCAGCGGCGTGAAGTTCTTTGAGCGCCAGCACGTGCGCGACCTCATCGCCGTCCTCAACTTCGTCTATAACCCCGCCAACACCTCGGCGTGGAACCGCATCGCCATCCTCCTGCCCAAGGTCGGCGAGAAGGGCGCGTCGAAGATCTACGCCGCCGCCCTCGACCACGCGAAGCTCATGCAGCAGAATTTCGTGGACGCCCTCGCCACCGACGACGTCGCCAGCAAGGTCCCGAAGGACGCCAAGCCCGACTGGCCCAACTTCTGCGCCTCGCTCCGTCAGGTCTATGATGCGATGAACGACCAGAAGCCGAGCGACGCCGTCGAGGTCGCCATCGACGGCTGGTATGGCGACTACATGAAGGGCGAATACGCCGACTACACCGACCGCGTCGAGGAGTTGAAGGGCCTGATCGGCTTCGCGTCGCAGTTCACGCAGATGTCGGAATTTCTCGCCCAGATCATGCTCCTCAACGGCGAGACCAGCGAGAAGCAGATCGATCACGACCAGGAGTCCATCAAGCTCACGACGATCCACCAGGCCAAGGGCCTCGAATACGACGTCGTTTTCCTGATCGGCGCCGCCGAAGGCCAGTTCCCCGGCTACCGCACGATCGAGAGCGGCGACTTCGAGGAGGAACGCCGCCTCTTCTACGTTGCCGTCACCCGCGCCAAGAACGAGCTCTACCTCAGCTACCCTAGAGTCGCCAGCCGCCCCGGCCCCGGCGGCATGATGCTACAGCCGACGAGATTCCTGCAGGAGCTTCCGAACGATTTGTATGATGAGTTACGGATAAAGCGAACCTTCGGGTGGTAA
- a CDS encoding RBBP9/YdeN family alpha/beta hydrolase: MAPPTLVFVAGYGNSGPTHWQRRWHEARPGSRWVEQADWENPERTAWVAEIERTVAAVAGPVFFVTHSLGGLAVAAWSRESARPVAGALLVAVPDPDRPDFPSAIRGFRAPVRAPLRFPARMITSTDDPYSTPERSAALARAWGCTPHDIGACGHINAASGLGDWPAGQAWLERALGDTGPLT; the protein is encoded by the coding sequence ATGGCTCCGCCCACCCTCGTCTTCGTCGCCGGCTATGGAAACTCCGGTCCCACCCACTGGCAGCGCCGCTGGCACGAGGCCCGGCCCGGCAGCCGGTGGGTGGAGCAGGCCGACTGGGAAAACCCGGAGCGCACGGCCTGGGTCGCGGAGATTGAGCGCACGGTCGCGGCCGTCGCGGGGCCGGTGTTCTTCGTGACGCACAGCCTTGGCGGTCTCGCGGTGGCGGCGTGGAGCCGCGAATCGGCGCGGCCCGTGGCGGGGGCGCTGCTTGTGGCCGTGCCCGATCCCGACCGGCCGGATTTTCCCTCGGCGATCCGCGGCTTCCGCGCACCGGTGCGGGCGCCGCTGCGTTTCCCGGCGCGGATGATCACGAGCACCGACGACCCCTACAGCACGCCGGAGCGCAGCGCCGCCCTCGCCCGCGCCTGGGGTTGCACGCCACACGACATCGGCGCCTGCGGCCACATCAACGCCGCCTCCGGACTCGGCGACTGGCCCGCGGGGCAGGCCTGGCTCGAACGGGCGCTGGGCGACACCGGGCCGCTCACCTGA
- a CDS encoding YkgJ family cysteine cluster protein gives MSALTPAQDRERHRLFGAAVQGMEQRVAQATKAGQMLEALRWGMAQLDRTLAESPAELRAKIACRAGCGYCCSVPVDVQAHEVFYAAEHIQRHFPPEDLAEVVARTATHRAAFTGLTNEQRADLLSPCPLLDAGGSCSIYEGRPEICRAHHASDAAACAACTHPAEFQQVHIPALQARMFAVMLGLDEAIEAEGFDDRAYDFGSALNEALTNSLCRVRWLRREAAFPDSCLADKPE, from the coding sequence TTGTCAGCCCTTACTCCAGCCCAGGATAGAGAGCGGCACCGGTTGTTCGGCGCCGCGGTGCAGGGCATGGAGCAGCGCGTGGCCCAGGCCACCAAGGCCGGCCAGATGTTGGAGGCCCTGCGCTGGGGCATGGCGCAACTCGACCGCACGCTTGCGGAGAGTCCGGCGGAGCTCCGCGCCAAGATCGCCTGCCGGGCCGGCTGCGGATACTGCTGCAGCGTGCCCGTGGACGTGCAGGCCCACGAAGTCTTCTACGCCGCCGAGCACATCCAGCGGCATTTCCCGCCCGAGGACCTCGCCGAAGTCGTGGCGCGCACCGCCACCCATCGGGCGGCGTTCACCGGCCTCACCAACGAACAGCGCGCGGACCTGCTCAGTCCCTGCCCCCTGCTCGACGCCGGCGGCAGTTGCTCCATCTACGAGGGCCGGCCGGAAATCTGCCGCGCCCATCACGCGAGCGACGCCGCGGCCTGCGCCGCCTGCACCCATCCGGCGGAGTTCCAGCAAGTCCACATCCCGGCCCTCCAGGCCCGGATGTTCGCGGTGATGCTCGGGCTCGACGAGGCCATCGAGGCCGAGGGCTTCGACGACCGTGCTTACGATTTTGGGTCCGCGCTGAACGAGGCCCTGACCAACAGCCTGTGCCGCGTGCGCTGGTTGCGCCGCGAGGCCGCGTTCCCCGACTCCTGCCTGGCCGACAAGCCGGAGTAA
- a CDS encoding type II toxin-antitoxin system VapC family toxin — MKASDVRYLVDAGPLIGWFSRRDQWHAWSTQALQAVDEVLWTSEAVFAEACYQLGGNTPEVAALVELADGGHLRLLAPFGLATGRLRTLLAKYPRMDVCDASLVMLSEMHPAAKIVTLDVRDFGIYRRFRNEALPLVCPR, encoded by the coding sequence GTGAAGGCTTCGGACGTCCGGTATCTCGTTGATGCAGGTCCGTTGATCGGCTGGTTCAGCCGGCGGGATCAGTGGCATGCGTGGTCCACGCAGGCCTTGCAGGCGGTGGACGAAGTGCTGTGGACCTCCGAGGCGGTCTTCGCCGAGGCGTGCTACCAACTCGGCGGCAATACGCCCGAGGTGGCGGCCTTGGTGGAATTGGCCGACGGCGGGCACCTGCGGCTGCTGGCACCGTTCGGGCTGGCGACCGGGCGACTGCGCACGCTGCTGGCCAAGTATCCGCGGATGGACGTGTGCGATGCGTCGCTGGTCATGCTCTCGGAGATGCACCCCGCCGCGAAGATCGTGACCCTGGATGTGCGGGATTTCGGCATCTACCGCCGCTTCCGCAATGAGGCGCTGCCGCTGGTCTGTCCGCGGTGA
- a CDS encoding ABC transporter permease, translating to MLSNLRLAMRSLSRARGLALVSIVTLAVGIGSTTAIFSALQALVIAPFSYPESDRLVHVWSGQGWPLSPADSIDQRQDATSFESFAVYQPQSYNVGAENAQTVQGISGSADVLKVFGVRPLLGRWFEPADEAIGAGEVVILSHGLWQRFFAGDPQVVGRKLRINGGDAEVIGVMPKDYEFVSPWMRTDDPQLWMPRKFDDKEKQQRDSHYLLGIARLKPGVTVATADAEVKTIGKRLTQLYPNSNTRKEFLVRSLQEEMTRDIGERVWLLFGAVVLVLLVACGNVASMLLARSARRHGEFGVRIALGASRGDLMKLALTESAVLALAGAGLGVLLAAGGVEVLQAIAPTSAARKAALVLSAPALGFGLLATFLTALLAGLPPALAAMRTSVAGVLRADARGAVGSAARHRMLRALIIAQVAVAFVLANGAVLFARGYLKILEENEVLSSDQVIVAQVSLNGDRYKEDAARVRVWYDLTERAKALPGVKHAAMISKLPLEGGSNTNALVNDEVYDPSIRRMSVERSSVTEEYFAAMGLRLIKGRTLQTEDRTGEIRGVVVNQATVDKAWPNKDPIGEIMRANQPEKPWYVVRVVGVVENVKQWGASAEVQPEMYTVPEGHWGRRVYLVLRTPLPVDQIAPQLRRELAAIDSELALKDIRTMRQVVGQATKGDRAIAGLVNFFMVTALGLVAVGLYGTLSYHVQQRTREIGVRLAIGAIKGDILRLVFAQGSRWVGLGLVIGLAGSFALASTLKSLVYRMDGLTAVPLILATVAVGFSALVACWLPAHRAAKLDPTEALRAD from the coding sequence ATGCTCTCCAACCTGCGTCTTGCCATGCGCTCGCTCTCCCGTGCCCGGGGGCTGGCGCTCGTTTCCATCGTCACGCTCGCCGTCGGCATCGGCAGCACCACGGCCATCTTCAGCGCGCTGCAGGCGCTGGTCATCGCGCCTTTTTCTTACCCGGAATCCGACCGGTTGGTCCATGTCTGGTCCGGCCAGGGCTGGCCGCTGTCGCCGGCCGACTCGATCGACCAGCGCCAGGATGCCACGAGTTTTGAGAGCTTCGCCGTTTACCAGCCGCAGAGTTACAACGTCGGCGCGGAGAACGCCCAGACCGTCCAGGGCATCAGCGGCTCGGCCGACGTGCTCAAGGTCTTCGGCGTGAGGCCGCTGCTCGGGCGCTGGTTTGAGCCGGCGGACGAGGCGATCGGCGCAGGGGAAGTCGTGATCCTCAGCCACGGCCTCTGGCAGCGGTTCTTCGCCGGCGACCCGCAGGTGGTCGGCCGCAAGCTCCGCATCAACGGCGGCGACGCCGAGGTCATCGGCGTGATGCCGAAGGATTATGAGTTCGTCAGCCCGTGGATGCGGACCGACGACCCGCAGCTCTGGATGCCCCGCAAGTTCGACGACAAGGAGAAGCAGCAGCGCGACAGCCATTACCTGCTCGGCATCGCGCGGCTGAAGCCCGGCGTCACCGTCGCGACCGCCGACGCCGAGGTGAAGACCATCGGCAAGCGCCTGACGCAGCTCTACCCGAACTCCAACACCCGGAAGGAATTCCTGGTGCGGTCGCTGCAGGAGGAGATGACCCGCGACATCGGGGAGCGCGTGTGGCTGCTCTTCGGGGCGGTTGTGCTCGTGCTGCTGGTGGCCTGCGGCAACGTGGCCAGCATGCTCCTCGCCCGCAGCGCGCGCCGTCACGGCGAATTCGGCGTGCGCATCGCGCTCGGGGCCTCGCGCGGCGACCTGATGAAACTCGCGCTGACCGAGAGCGCCGTGCTCGCCCTCGCCGGCGCCGGGCTTGGCGTGCTGCTGGCGGCCGGCGGCGTGGAGGTCTTGCAGGCCATCGCCCCCACCAGTGCGGCGCGCAAGGCCGCCCTGGTGCTCAGCGCGCCGGCTCTCGGCTTCGGTCTGCTGGCGACCTTCCTCACGGCGCTGCTGGCGGGGTTGCCGCCGGCGCTGGCGGCGATGCGCACCTCCGTGGCCGGCGTATTGCGCGCCGACGCGCGCGGGGCGGTCGGCTCCGCGGCGCGGCACCGCATGCTGCGCGCGCTGATCATCGCGCAGGTGGCCGTGGCCTTCGTGCTCGCCAACGGCGCGGTGCTCTTCGCCCGGGGCTACCTGAAGATTCTCGAGGAGAACGAGGTGCTGTCGTCCGATCAGGTCATCGTCGCCCAAGTCTCGCTCAACGGTGACCGTTACAAGGAAGACGCCGCGCGCGTGCGCGTCTGGTATGACCTCACGGAGCGGGCCAAGGCGTTGCCCGGCGTCAAGCATGCCGCCATGATCTCGAAGCTGCCGCTCGAAGGCGGCAGCAACACCAACGCGCTGGTCAACGACGAGGTCTATGACCCGTCCATCCGGCGCATGTCGGTCGAGCGCTCGTCGGTGACGGAGGAATACTTTGCCGCCATGGGCCTGCGCCTGATCAAGGGCCGCACGCTGCAGACCGAGGACCGCACGGGCGAGATCCGCGGCGTGGTCGTCAACCAGGCCACCGTGGACAAGGCCTGGCCCAACAAGGACCCGATCGGCGAGATCATGCGCGCCAACCAGCCGGAGAAGCCGTGGTATGTGGTGCGCGTGGTCGGGGTCGTCGAGAACGTGAAGCAGTGGGGCGCGTCCGCCGAGGTGCAGCCGGAGATGTATACCGTGCCGGAGGGGCACTGGGGGCGCCGCGTCTACCTCGTGTTGCGCACGCCGCTGCCCGTTGACCAGATCGCGCCCCAGTTGCGCCGCGAACTGGCGGCGATCGACAGCGAACTCGCCCTGAAGGACATCCGCACGATGCGCCAGGTCGTGGGCCAGGCCACGAAGGGCGACCGCGCCATCGCGGGACTCGTGAACTTTTTCATGGTGACGGCGCTCGGCCTCGTGGCCGTCGGCCTCTACGGCACGCTCTCCTATCATGTGCAGCAGCGCACCCGGGAGATCGGCGTGCGTCTGGCCATCGGCGCGATCAAGGGCGACATCCTGCGCCTCGTGTTCGCGCAGGGCAGCCGCTGGGTCGGCCTCGGTCTGGTGATCGGACTCGCCGGCAGCTTCGCCCTGGCCTCGACGCTGAAGTCGCTGGTTTACCGCATGGACGGACTGACCGCCGTGCCGCTGATCCTCGCCACGGTGGCGGTCGGATTCTCCGCGCTCGTCGCCTGCTGGCTCCCCGCGCACCGCGCCGCCAAGCTCGACCCGACCGAGGCCCTGCGGGCGGACTGA